From a single Streptomyces sp. NBC_00377 genomic region:
- a CDS encoding beta-galactosidase: MRAKWRSLLLATALTVMPLTSTHAVAAPAGAKPGAAPHTVTYDQYSVRVDGKPLYLWGAEFHYFRLPSPDAWRDVLQKIKAGGFNAVSLYFDWGYHSSKPGSYDFTGIRDVERLLDEAERAGLYVIARPGPYINAEVSGGGMPAWRTTQAGVNRTSEPEYLKAAREWMSRINPVIARHQLTRGTGSVILYQVENEYQGGRHDADYMQTLIDWARADGIDVPTFVNDGGANKNWVSGKGAPDIYGFDAYPQGFDCKNPDSWKNLPDYSYVNEWKPESPLLIPEAQGGAFDPWGGTGYQDCAKLTGTDFTRVFSKMNIAAGVSGQSFYMTYGGTNWGWLADPNAVYTSYDYGAPINESRQLTDKYQEFKRLGYMVNSVTSLARTDRAEAPTPTDQALRIDRRVNPDDGTQFFTVRHADTRVKDKDETTLSLKGADGDYPRVPQQGTITVDGRDAKLLVAGYDLGRSQRLVYSTSEIMTHARIGGREVALLYGRAGETGETVLRYAARPEVTVLDGDVTPTWDAERGDLRLNYTHKGLARVRVNGMELLIADTAETAHWWRQDTATGPVLVRGPSLVRTAQETDGTLKLTGDSTEAAKIEVIADAGKATWNGRKVAVTEAPRPVELPALRTWTYKEEAPEAAPGFDDSSWTTADHLTAADPDLAGSLPVLAMDEYGFHHGNVWYRGRFRTTGAATALALDATTGSTGQYAVWLNGRYLGSSGGGAHTFDIPAGALKAGEGGGDNVLSVLVENAGHNEEWGHDYSKEPRGLLGAEVIGGASTLTWKIQGSRGGEDPADTARGPYNNGGLYGERAGWSLPGYSDGGWKSTTLARQTRRTGPGVRWYRTSARLDLPQGQDNALALELAGAAGGRTGYRAQIFVNGWLIGRYLPGTGPQSRFVIPKGLLREQGNNTIALAVWSTEDGAGPGSVRLVGLGASAGGIKVATVAAPSYDAKTYAMPAAGAHVTVDADPFMGTGTAVKVPVTLSVPKDAPIARNVRLTLKVPEGWKATTDDTVRFDRVRPGGTVTADYTVTPPGDPVHYAVLSATAELTQHGRPRAVTGVRAVQVPPPGLSADAHVSDLTLVTAVNGWGPVEKDTSNGEAAAGDGRPLSIGGTTYAKGLGVHANSRIHVYLGGGCTRFTATAGVDDEVGDSGSVSFQVVADGRSLTKTPVVRGSDGGTAVDVDVTDARWLDLLVDGDGDVSADHADWADARLTCGGGA; this comes from the coding sequence ATGAGAGCGAAGTGGAGGTCCCTGCTGCTCGCCACGGCCCTTACTGTCATGCCCCTGACCAGTACGCACGCCGTCGCGGCACCCGCCGGGGCGAAGCCCGGCGCCGCCCCGCACACCGTCACCTATGACCAGTACTCCGTGCGGGTCGACGGCAAGCCCCTGTACCTGTGGGGCGCCGAGTTCCACTATTTCCGGCTGCCCAGTCCCGACGCCTGGCGCGATGTGCTCCAGAAGATCAAGGCGGGCGGGTTCAACGCGGTCTCGCTCTACTTCGACTGGGGGTACCACTCCTCCAAGCCCGGCTCGTACGACTTCACCGGCATCCGCGACGTGGAGCGGCTGCTCGACGAGGCCGAGCGGGCGGGCCTGTACGTGATCGCCCGCCCGGGCCCGTACATCAACGCGGAGGTCTCCGGCGGCGGCATGCCCGCCTGGCGCACGACACAGGCAGGCGTCAACCGCACCTCCGAGCCGGAGTACCTGAAGGCGGCCCGGGAGTGGATGAGCCGGATCAACCCGGTCATCGCACGCCACCAACTCACGCGCGGGACGGGCTCGGTGATTCTGTATCAGGTCGAGAACGAGTACCAGGGCGGCCGGCACGACGCCGACTACATGCAGACCCTCATCGACTGGGCGCGTGCGGACGGCATCGACGTCCCGACCTTCGTCAACGACGGCGGGGCCAACAAGAACTGGGTGAGCGGCAAGGGCGCCCCCGACATCTACGGTTTCGACGCCTATCCGCAGGGCTTCGACTGCAAGAACCCCGACTCCTGGAAGAACCTGCCCGACTATTCCTACGTCAACGAGTGGAAGCCCGAGTCCCCGCTGCTCATCCCCGAGGCGCAGGGCGGCGCGTTCGACCCCTGGGGCGGCACCGGATACCAGGACTGCGCGAAACTCACCGGCACCGACTTCACCCGGGTGTTCAGCAAGATGAACATCGCGGCCGGGGTGAGCGGCCAGTCCTTCTACATGACGTACGGCGGCACCAACTGGGGCTGGCTCGCCGACCCCAACGCGGTGTACACGTCGTACGACTATGGCGCCCCGATCAACGAGTCCCGCCAACTCACCGACAAATACCAGGAGTTCAAGCGTCTCGGGTACATGGTCAACTCGGTGACCTCGCTGGCGCGCACCGACAGGGCCGAGGCGCCCACTCCCACCGATCAGGCCCTGCGCATCGACCGGCGCGTCAACCCCGACGACGGCACTCAGTTCTTCACCGTGCGGCACGCCGACACCCGTGTGAAGGACAAGGACGAGACCACCCTGTCGCTGAAGGGCGCGGACGGCGACTACCCGCGGGTGCCCCAGCAGGGAACGATCACCGTCGACGGCCGGGACGCCAAACTGCTCGTGGCCGGCTACGACCTGGGCCGAAGCCAGCGGCTCGTCTACTCCACCTCGGAGATCATGACGCACGCCCGGATCGGGGGCCGGGAAGTGGCGCTGCTGTACGGGCGGGCGGGCGAGACCGGCGAGACCGTGCTGCGGTACGCCGCGCGGCCCGAGGTGACCGTCCTCGACGGCGATGTCACCCCCACCTGGGACGCCGAACGCGGTGACCTGCGGCTGAACTACACCCACAAGGGTCTGGCACGGGTGCGGGTGAACGGCATGGAACTGCTGATCGCCGACACCGCCGAGACCGCCCACTGGTGGCGGCAGGACACCGCCACGGGTCCGGTCCTGGTACGAGGCCCCTCCCTCGTCCGTACCGCCCAGGAGACGGACGGCACTCTGAAACTGACCGGCGACTCCACCGAGGCGGCGAAGATCGAGGTCATCGCGGACGCCGGGAAGGCCACCTGGAACGGCCGCAAGGTCGCCGTCACCGAGGCGCCACGTCCGGTCGAGCTGCCCGCGCTCAGGACATGGACGTACAAAGAGGAGGCACCGGAGGCCGCTCCCGGCTTCGACGACTCCTCCTGGACCACCGCCGACCACCTCACCGCCGCCGACCCGGATCTGGCCGGATCGCTGCCGGTCCTCGCGATGGACGAGTACGGCTTCCACCACGGCAACGTGTGGTACCGCGGCCGGTTCAGGACCACCGGTGCCGCGACCGCGCTCGCACTCGACGCCACGACCGGCAGCACCGGCCAGTACGCGGTCTGGCTCAACGGCCGCTACCTCGGCAGCTCCGGCGGCGGCGCGCACACCTTCGACATCCCGGCCGGCGCGCTGAAGGCCGGCGAAGGGGGCGGGGACAACGTCCTCTCCGTCCTTGTGGAGAACGCGGGTCACAACGAGGAATGGGGCCACGACTACTCCAAGGAGCCGCGCGGACTGCTCGGCGCCGAGGTGATCGGCGGGGCCTCCACCCTCACCTGGAAGATCCAGGGCAGCCGAGGCGGCGAGGACCCGGCCGACACCGCCCGTGGGCCGTACAACAACGGCGGGCTGTACGGGGAGCGGGCCGGCTGGTCGCTGCCGGGGTACTCCGACGGCGGCTGGAAGAGCACCACGCTCGCCCGGCAGACCCGCAGGACCGGGCCCGGCGTGCGCTGGTACCGCACGTCCGCCCGGCTGGACCTGCCGCAGGGCCAGGACAACGCACTCGCACTCGAACTCGCCGGGGCCGCCGGCGGTCGTACCGGCTACCGCGCCCAGATCTTCGTCAACGGCTGGCTGATCGGCCGCTACCTGCCCGGCACCGGGCCGCAGTCACGGTTCGTCATCCCGAAGGGTCTCCTGCGCGAGCAGGGCAACAACACCATCGCCCTGGCCGTGTGGTCCACCGAGGACGGCGCGGGCCCGGGTTCGGTGAGGCTCGTCGGCCTCGGCGCCTCCGCGGGCGGCATCAAGGTGGCCACGGTGGCCGCTCCCTCGTACGACGCGAAGACCTACGCCATGCCGGCCGCGGGCGCTCACGTCACCGTCGACGCCGACCCGTTCATGGGCACCGGCACCGCCGTGAAGGTCCCCGTCACCCTCAGCGTGCCGAAGGACGCGCCGATCGCCCGGAACGTCCGGCTGACGCTGAAGGTCCCGGAAGGCTGGAAGGCGACCACCGACGACACCGTCCGTTTCGACCGGGTCCGGCCGGGCGGCACGGTGACCGCGGACTACACCGTCACCCCGCCGGGTGATCCCGTCCACTACGCCGTCCTGTCCGCGACCGCCGAGCTGACCCAGCACGGCCGTCCGCGCGCCGTGACCGGTGTCCGGGCCGTGCAGGTGCCGCCGCCGGGGCTGTCCGCCGACGCCCACGTCAGCGACCTCACCCTCGTCACGGCGGTCAACGGCTGGGGCCCCGTGGAGAAGGACACCTCCAACGGAGAGGCCGCGGCCGGCGACGGACGCCCTCTGAGCATCGGCGGCACCACCTACGCCAAGGGCCTCGGCGTGCACGCGAACAGCCGGATCCACGTCTACCTCGGCGGCGGCTGCACCCGCTTCACCGCGACCGCCGGAGTGGACGACGAGGTCGGCGACAGCGGCAGCGTCTCCTTCCAGGTGGTCGCCGACGGCCGCTCGCTCACGAAGACCCCGGTGGTACGCGGCTCCGACGGCGGCACGGCCGTCGACGTGGACGTGACCGACGCCCGCTGGCTGGACCTGCTGGTCGACGGGGACGGCGATGTCTCCGCGGACCACGCGGACTGGGCCGACGCCAGGCTGACCTGTGGGGGCGGTGCGTGA
- a CDS encoding DUF4091 domain-containing protein, whose product MARTSSALAGFVAGVVVAASTTAIAVTGAATTGTDLGSRTTTTWLTVKVADAMGTRDTLTWVPTGSFAGSAEERVPRYPMTPIQGKDTKELKLSAVRNEQVSAQLAIASGHRLRDVKAVVGDLTGPGGAKLSGADTQVRFVRYVPVQRSKSEVDWSATIDQVSSGKEVSGDRNPDVVADPLEERSSVDVPAYAAQPLWFTFHIPGRARPGTYTGTVEVDADGRTQAHYPLTIEVADASVPDPKDYSFFLDVWAQPETIARNHGVELWSDEHWKLIGAYDRDLASRGQKVINTTIVDNPWHHQWSLGTRASQTATPYTSMVGWKWNGKAFSFDFGRWDKYVRTARGAGLGPDIGAFSMLAFQDREHLTYTDTSTGRTVYENVDLGGSRWREAWGAFLPAFEKHLKAKGWLEDTWLSFDERPIDTMTVVRNFVHEVAPVFDDRISVAGSISTEGVASNLSVDWGGIDAMTKEKAAERRRAGKITTFYVYGAPAHPNTLTFSPAVESRMLPWISAQRGLDGFLRWSYNSWTSDPFKQPVHIFTQGDEYLVYPGKDGPMSSIRWEQLKEGIEDYELVAELRRKDGGAESAALTEALATATRGLDGRTKDVGDIETARTAVVKGLTK is encoded by the coding sequence ATGGCACGTACGTCCTCAGCCCTCGCCGGCTTCGTCGCGGGCGTCGTCGTGGCCGCGAGCACCACCGCGATCGCCGTCACCGGTGCGGCCACCACCGGCACCGACCTCGGCTCCAGGACCACCACCACCTGGCTGACCGTCAAGGTCGCCGACGCCATGGGCACCAGGGACACCCTCACCTGGGTCCCCACCGGCTCCTTCGCCGGCTCCGCGGAGGAAAGGGTCCCGCGGTACCCGATGACCCCCATCCAGGGCAAGGACACCAAGGAGCTGAAGCTCTCCGCCGTCCGCAACGAGCAGGTCTCGGCGCAGCTGGCGATCGCCTCCGGCCACCGTCTCCGCGACGTCAAGGCCGTGGTCGGCGATCTGACCGGCCCCGGCGGCGCGAAGCTGTCCGGCGCCGACACCCAGGTCAGGTTCGTCAGGTACGTGCCCGTGCAGCGCTCCAAGAGCGAGGTCGACTGGTCCGCCACCATCGACCAGGTCAGCTCCGGCAAGGAGGTGTCCGGGGACCGCAACCCCGACGTGGTCGCAGACCCGCTGGAGGAGCGGTCCTCCGTCGACGTACCCGCGTACGCGGCCCAGCCGCTGTGGTTCACCTTCCACATCCCCGGGCGGGCCAGGCCCGGCACCTACACCGGCACGGTCGAGGTCGACGCCGACGGCCGTACCCAGGCCCACTATCCGCTGACCATCGAGGTCGCGGACGCGAGCGTGCCCGACCCGAAGGACTACTCCTTCTTCCTCGACGTATGGGCGCAGCCGGAGACGATCGCCAGGAATCACGGCGTCGAGCTCTGGTCCGACGAGCACTGGAAGCTGATCGGCGCGTACGACCGCGACCTGGCCTCGCGCGGGCAGAAGGTCATCAACACCACCATTGTCGACAACCCGTGGCACCACCAGTGGTCGCTCGGCACCAGGGCGTCGCAGACGGCCACGCCGTACACCAGCATGGTGGGCTGGAAGTGGAACGGAAAGGCGTTCTCCTTCGACTTCGGCCGCTGGGACAAGTACGTCCGGACCGCCAGAGGCGCCGGTCTCGGGCCCGACATCGGCGCCTTCTCCATGCTGGCCTTCCAGGACCGGGAGCACCTCACCTACACCGACACCAGCACCGGCAGAACCGTCTACGAGAACGTCGATCTGGGCGGCAGCCGCTGGCGTGAGGCGTGGGGAGCGTTCCTGCCCGCCTTCGAGAAGCACCTGAAGGCGAAGGGCTGGCTGGAGGACACCTGGCTGTCCTTCGACGAGCGGCCGATCGACACGATGACCGTGGTCAGGAACTTCGTCCACGAGGTCGCGCCCGTCTTCGACGACCGTATCTCCGTGGCCGGTTCGATCAGCACCGAGGGCGTCGCGTCCAACCTGTCCGTCGACTGGGGCGGCATCGACGCGATGACGAAGGAGAAGGCGGCCGAGCGGCGCAGGGCAGGCAAGATCACGACCTTCTACGTGTACGGGGCGCCGGCCCACCCCAACACGCTGACGTTCTCCCCCGCCGTCGAGTCGCGGATGCTGCCGTGGATCTCCGCCCAGCGCGGTCTGGACGGCTTCCTGCGCTGGTCGTACAACAGCTGGACCAGCGACCCCTTCAAGCAACCGGTGCACATCTTCACCCAGGGCGACGAGTACCTGGTCTACCCGGGCAAGGACGGTCCGATGTCCAGCATCCGCTGGGAGCAGCTGAAGGAGGGCATCGAGGACTACGAACTCGTCGCCGAGCTGCGCAGGAAGGACGGCGGCGCCGAAAGCGCCGCGCTGACCGAGGCCCTCGCCACCGCGACCCGCGGTCTGGACGGCCGCACGAAGGACGTGGGCGACATCGAGACCGCGCGGACCGCAGTCGTGAAGGGGCTGACCAAATGA
- a CDS encoding TIM-barrel domain-containing protein — protein sequence MPASAGAPGYTLDVATGQLALTTRRAGKTVLATAPGDTGALRFAGADGIWQHATGVTDWTWKNGVLTVTADSTLDGVTVRARITPGADRYQLDWDVHGGAAKQLGLAYDLSAAGHWYGHGEAETPQGGPGVDQPWPLDAGEVDHKSFGPASYNMIDPFWYTSRSTGLRVDTGNVMDVAINKGKDGLGTFTVGSPDPYKATVFVESTPLEVYRDYIGVVGKPAKSDAPYEQYAKPLWNSWAQFYTKVDQEKLLDYATDLHDNGLDGHTIQLDDKWESNYGNLTWDPNTFPDPQGLSKKIHDMGFDFGIWVTLWINLDSDNYRYAVDHDYLLKDAEDTSKPCEVTWWNGQAGIIDLANPDARAWYEGNLKTLMDTYDIDGLKFDTRFFDEKCAPREGHQATDYQKLGTQLADGFDLQGAGIRVHWNRTAHEAGFVTRQVDKGTGWDSLRASASQNLAISTIGYPFVESDMIGGSGGQPAPSKDVLVRWAQSASLMPLMYASTSAVDTNDTTTGQKVDYDQETVDLYRQAIRTHEKLAPYIWDQVRSTLKTGDPIMRPLFFDFPKDEASYTVTDEWMLGPAVLAAPKLSSGATRSVHLPPGTWYDVNQGTVIRGPRTLKGYAAPLGVTPAFVDLKAEGAAKAVRALKRDDVPAASVLITPDAPATDSGRPFQVTTEVTNWGTGPIGSVKAALGLPDGWHAAAAGPSTAKSLKNGATLTTTWTVTPADDARWGSHDLTGTATYRAHSGSTKVSDTVQARVKPAPGSVQEPYLTTDTTSEDPRYAQAGDQFAIWAGGQDLSGWKDEKGVIYRDDAAGEKATVQARLVSQNSASPVGKAGIALANDLTAPEKGGYAVLVMTQSYGLEFMTDSDGDGKLDTWAGGGSTYHPAHLKLTRDGTTYTAYASKDGETWSQVGTAQVPSASGTEDAGMVAGAANVNYPGQNIEAVFSGFSVTS from the coding sequence ATGCCGGCCTCCGCCGGCGCACCCGGCTACACCCTCGACGTGGCCACCGGTCAACTCGCCCTGACCACGCGCCGCGCCGGGAAGACCGTGCTCGCCACCGCCCCCGGCGACACCGGCGCCCTGCGCTTCGCCGGGGCCGACGGAATCTGGCAGCACGCGACCGGGGTCACCGACTGGACGTGGAAGAACGGTGTTCTGACCGTCACGGCGGACAGCACGCTCGACGGCGTCACGGTGCGGGCCCGCATCACCCCCGGCGCCGACCGGTACCAACTCGACTGGGACGTGCACGGCGGCGCGGCGAAGCAACTGGGCCTCGCCTACGACCTGTCGGCGGCCGGCCACTGGTACGGCCACGGCGAGGCGGAAACCCCGCAGGGCGGCCCGGGGGTCGACCAGCCCTGGCCGCTCGACGCGGGCGAGGTCGACCACAAGAGCTTCGGTCCGGCGTCGTACAACATGATCGACCCGTTCTGGTACACCTCCAGGTCGACCGGCCTGCGCGTCGACACGGGGAACGTCATGGACGTGGCGATCAACAAGGGCAAGGACGGCCTCGGCACCTTCACCGTCGGCTCGCCCGACCCCTACAAGGCCACCGTGTTCGTGGAGTCGACCCCGCTGGAGGTCTACCGCGACTACATCGGCGTCGTCGGCAAGCCCGCCAAGTCCGACGCCCCGTACGAGCAGTACGCCAAGCCTCTGTGGAACTCGTGGGCGCAGTTCTACACCAAGGTCGACCAGGAGAAACTGCTCGACTACGCCACCGACCTCCACGACAACGGCCTGGACGGGCACACCATCCAGCTCGACGACAAGTGGGAATCGAACTACGGCAATCTGACCTGGGACCCCAATACCTTCCCCGATCCCCAAGGGCTCTCCAAGAAGATCCACGACATGGGGTTCGACTTCGGCATCTGGGTCACCCTGTGGATCAACCTGGACTCCGACAACTACCGGTACGCCGTCGACCACGACTACTTGCTCAAGGACGCCGAGGACACGAGCAAGCCGTGTGAGGTGACCTGGTGGAACGGGCAGGCCGGGATCATCGACCTGGCGAACCCCGACGCCAGGGCCTGGTACGAGGGCAACCTCAAAACCCTGATGGACACGTACGACATCGACGGGCTGAAGTTCGACACCCGCTTCTTCGACGAGAAGTGCGCGCCGCGCGAGGGCCACCAGGCCACGGACTACCAGAAGCTCGGTACACAGCTCGCCGACGGGTTCGACCTCCAGGGCGCCGGCATCCGGGTGCACTGGAACCGGACGGCCCACGAGGCCGGTTTCGTCACCCGTCAGGTCGACAAGGGCACCGGCTGGGACTCCCTGCGCGCCTCCGCCTCCCAGAACCTGGCCATCTCCACCATCGGCTACCCGTTCGTCGAGTCCGACATGATCGGCGGCTCCGGCGGTCAGCCCGCACCGTCGAAGGACGTCCTGGTGCGCTGGGCGCAGTCCGCCTCGCTGATGCCGCTGATGTACGCCTCGACCTCCGCTGTGGACACCAACGACACCACCACCGGGCAGAAGGTGGACTACGACCAGGAGACGGTCGACCTCTACCGGCAGGCGATCAGGACGCACGAGAAACTCGCCCCCTACATCTGGGACCAGGTGCGGAGCACCCTGAAGACCGGCGATCCGATCATGCGGCCGCTGTTCTTCGACTTCCCGAAGGACGAGGCGAGTTACACCGTCACCGACGAGTGGATGCTCGGACCGGCCGTGCTGGCCGCGCCCAAGCTGAGCAGCGGCGCCACCCGCTCCGTCCATCTGCCGCCGGGCACCTGGTACGACGTGAACCAGGGCACCGTGATCCGCGGCCCCAGGACGCTCAAGGGGTACGCGGCGCCGCTCGGCGTCACGCCGGCCTTCGTCGATCTCAAGGCGGAGGGTGCCGCCAAGGCCGTCAGGGCCCTCAAGCGCGACGACGTCCCGGCCGCCTCCGTCCTGATCACCCCGGACGCCCCGGCCACCGACTCCGGTAGGCCGTTCCAGGTGACCACCGAGGTGACCAACTGGGGCACCGGGCCCATCGGGAGCGTGAAGGCGGCACTGGGCCTGCCCGACGGCTGGCATGCGGCGGCGGCCGGCCCGAGCACCGCGAAGTCCCTCAAGAACGGCGCCACACTCACCACCACCTGGACCGTGACCCCGGCTGACGACGCCCGCTGGGGCAGCCACGACCTCACCGGCACCGCCACCTACAGAGCCCACAGCGGGTCGACGAAGGTGTCGGACACCGTGCAGGCGCGGGTGAAGCCCGCCCCGGGCAGTGTCCAGGAGCCGTACCTGACGACCGACACCACCTCCGAGGACCCCCGATACGCCCAGGCCGGTGACCAGTTCGCCATCTGGGCGGGCGGCCAGGACCTGTCCGGCTGGAAGGACGAGAAGGGCGTCATCTACCGCGACGACGCGGCCGGCGAGAAGGCCACCGTGCAGGCCCGGCTGGTCTCGCAGAACAGCGCCTCACCGGTCGGCAAGGCGGGCATCGCCCTCGCCAACGACCTGACCGCGCCGGAGAAGGGCGGTTACGCGGTGCTGGTCATGACCCAGAGCTACGGCCTGGAGTTCATGACCGACAGCGACGGCGACGGGAAGCTCGACACCTGGGCGGGCGGCGGTTCCACCTACCACCCGGCGCATCTCAAGCTGACCCGGGACGGCACCACCTACACCGCGTACGCCAGCAAGGACGGCGAGACCTGGTCGCAGGTCGGCACCGCACAGGTGCCCTCTGCCTCCGGCACCGAAGACGCCGGGATGGTCGCCGGCGCGGCCAACGTCAACTACCCCGGCCAGAACATCGAAGCCGTCTTCAGCGGATTCTCCGTCACCTCCTGA